The following are from one region of the Salvia splendens isolate huo1 chromosome 2, SspV2, whole genome shotgun sequence genome:
- the LOC121782638 gene encoding probable disease resistance protein At4g33300 — MAVTDFFAGEIATELLKQLLVIARKSASCRSSAEQLIAYIRDLLPIIEEIKLTGNELPQHRQRHLDNFSQTLSGGLELANKVLSSPRWNFYRNIRLAQKMEKLEKSVSRFMEGPVQLHVLADVHHTRMDMAERFDQLNWKLGAMKIGVNGDGGCLGAAVKRVEEEERWCEDNLVNLGCTGLELGKMKVKEMLTGSDHNVVGIHGIGGIGKTTLAREICKDDQIRSHFRVFFLTVSQSPNMEQLKSRIREILLGRSSIVNANSMELKFGFEVESNSRILLVLDDVWKQSVVEQLLVKAPGCKILLVSRLNFPPSVVDCSYELDLLSENEAMSLFCHFAFGQTSLPVGADEDLVKQVVSECGRLPLALKVIGASLKGQPEMSWTSAKSRLSRGQPLCESHEVQLLERMKMSIDNLSETERMCFLDLGAFPEDKRIPLHILISMWVELHDIPEEEAFAVLVQLSDKNLLTLVKDSRSGDKYSSYYEIYVYQHDVLRDLAIHLSNDGPVNTRRRLLMPRREAGLPREWERNSDEPFNAQVISIHTGEMGEMDWLEMECPKTEVVVLNFSSSQYFLPPFLERMPRLLALILINHNAGNALLHNTAVFSNVTNLRSLWFEKISLPLLPATTTPLKKLQKVSLVLCDIKTVEHSVLGLPFLFPNLSELTLDHCINLTELPGSICEMPALTSLSVTNCDSLEALPAELGRLGSLEILRLSACPSLRGLPAGVGSLERLKYLDVSQCVNMGCLPDKIGGCRSLEKIDMRECPRVRSVPESVAFLHSLRRVVCDEEAAGLWKQLEKVRPDLCQVPQECFTLDWLAE; from the exons ATGGCTGTTACAGACTTCTTCGCCGGCGAGATCGCCACCGAGCTCCTCAAACAGCTCCTCGTGATCGCTCGTAAATCGGCGTCTTGCCGCTCCAGCGCCGAGCAGCTCATCGCCTACATCCGAGATCTTCTCCCGATCATCGAAGAGATCAAGCTCACCGGCAACGAGCTCCCTCAGCACCGCCAGCGCCACCTCGACAACTTCTCCCAAACCCTCTCCGGCGGCCTCGAGCTCGCCAACAAAGTCCTCTCCTCCCCTCGCTGGAACTTCTACCGCAACATCCGCTTAGCTCAGAAGATGGAGAAGTTGGAGAAGAGCGTCTCCCGATTCATGGAGGGGCCCGTCCAG CTTCACGTGCTGGCGGACGTGCACCACACGAGGATGGATATGGCGGAGAGGTTTGACCAGCTGAACTGGAAGCTGGGGGCGATGAAGATCGGAGTCAACGGAGACGGAGGGTGCTTGGGCGCggcggtgaagagggtggaggAGGAAGAGAGGTGGTGCGAGGACAATTTGGTCAATTTGGGCTGCACGGGCCTGGAGCTCGGTAAGATGAAGGTCAAGGAGATGTTGACGGGTAGCGATCACAACGTGGTCGGAATTCATGGGATTGGCGGCATCGGCAAAACCACCCTCGCTAGAGAAATATGCAAAGATGATCAAATTAGAA GTCATTTCAGGGTATTTTTTCTGACTGTTTCTCAATCTCCAAATATGGAGCAACTCAAGTCAAGAATAAGGGAAATATTGTTAGGGAGGAGTAGCATTGTCAATGCCAACAGCATGGAACTAAAATTCGGATTTGAGGTTGAAAGCAATTCAAGAATTCTATTGGTTCTTGATGATGTGTGGAAACAATCTGTTGTTGAGCAGCTCCTGGTAAAAGCTCCAGGCTGCAAAATCCTCCTTGTTTCGCGGCTCAACTTCCCTCCATCGGTTGTGGACTGCTCGTACGAGCTCGATCTGCTGTCGGAAAATGAGGCCATGTCTCTGTTCTGCCACTTCGCCTTCGGCCAAACTTCCTTACCTGTCGGTGCCGACGAGGACTTGGTCAAGCAG GTGGTATCCGAATGCGGAAGGCTTCCACTTGCATTAAAAGTGATCGGGGCATCTTTAAAGGGTCAGCCAGAGATGTCATGGACGAGCGCCAAGAGCCGGCTATCGCGAGGGCAGCCTCTATGCGAGTCCCACGAAGTGCAGCTGCTCGAACGCATGAAAATGAGCATCGACAATCTTTCCGAGACGGAGAGGATGTGCTTCTTGGATTTGGGAGCCTTCCCTGAAGACAAGAGAATCCCACTCCATATCCTCATCAGTATGTGGGTCGAGCTTCACGACATCCCTGAAGAAGAAGCCTTTGCCGTGTTAGTCCAGCTTTCGGACAAGAATCTTCTTACACTAGTGAAAGATTCTAG GTCTGGTGACAAATACAGCAGTTACTACGAGATATACGTATATCAACACGATGTATTGCGCGATCTAGCGATACATCTGAGCAACGACGGTCCTGTCAATACACGGAGACGACTATTGATGCCGAGAAGAGAAGCAGGGCTTCCCAGAGAGTGGGAGAGGAATTCAGATGAGCCTTTCAACGCTCAAGTTATATCAATACATACAG GGGAAATGGGAGAAATGGACTGGCTAGAAATGGAATGCCCAAAAACAGAGGTGGTGGTTCTAAACTTCTCATCTTCCCAATACTTTCTCCCACCTTTTCTCGAGAGGATGCCCCGGCTACTGGCCCTCATACTCATAAACCACAACGCCGGCAACGCCCTTCTTCACAACACCGCGGTGTTCAGCAACGTAACCAATCTCCGAAGCCTCTGGTTCGAAAAAatctccctccccctcctcccGGCCACCACAACTCCTCTCAAGAAGCTGCAGAAGGTCTCATTAGTCCTCTGCGACATCAAAACCGTCGAGCACTCGGTCCTCGGCCTCCCCTTCCTCTTCCCGAACCTGTCCGAGCTCACATTGGACCACTGCATCAATCTCACCGAGCTCCCGGGCAGCATCTGCGAGATGCCCGCTCTGACGAGCCTCAGCGTGACCAACTGCGACAGCCTGGAGGCGCTGCCGGCCGAGCTGGGGCGGCTGGGCTCGCTGGAGATCCTGAGGCTCTCGGCGTGCCCGAGCCTGAGGGGGCTCCCGGCCGGGGTCGGGAGCCTCGAGCGCCTCAAGTACCTCGACGTGTCGCAGTGTGTGAACATGGGGTGCCTGCCGGATAAAATTGGGGGGTGCCGCAGCCTCGAGAAGATCGACATGAGGGAGTGCCCCCGGGTGAGGAGCGTGCCGGAGTCGGTTGCGTTCTTGCATTCGCTGAGGCGGGTTGTGTGCGACGAGGAGGCGGCCGGGCTGTGGAAGCAGTTGGAGAAGGTGCGGCCGGACTTGTGTCAAGTTCCGCAGGAATGCTTTACGCTCGACTGGCTCGCGGAGTGA